The following coding sequences are from one Paenarthrobacter ureafaciens window:
- a CDS encoding DUF402 domain-containing protein: protein MLQPGDLVVARNRKWDGRAHWVVPGRYLGEDIHGWWIFQGKGEFCARPGAAFYTASDALLLVPRTGEYVATFYDDTYPGDFRIYVDLATAHEWKTIRPGVTEFHLIDMDLDVIRSSVRGVFVDDEDEFEEHRIHMGYPGETVSAMRAECAVLLAAVSTMEAPFDVASPGSVSAEWLTKGRA, encoded by the coding sequence GTGCTGCAGCCTGGCGACCTGGTGGTGGCACGGAACAGGAAGTGGGACGGGAGGGCCCACTGGGTAGTACCGGGAAGATACCTCGGCGAGGATATTCACGGATGGTGGATCTTCCAAGGCAAGGGTGAATTCTGTGCCCGCCCGGGAGCTGCCTTCTACACAGCCTCGGATGCCTTGCTGCTGGTGCCCCGAACAGGGGAGTACGTTGCTACGTTCTACGACGACACGTACCCCGGCGACTTCCGGATCTATGTGGACCTTGCCACCGCCCATGAATGGAAGACCATCCGCCCGGGCGTGACGGAGTTCCACCTGATTGACATGGACCTTGACGTGATCAGGTCAAGCGTCCGTGGCGTCTTCGTCGACGATGAGGATGAGTTCGAAGAGCACCGCATACACATGGGCTATCCCGGGGAAACCGTCTCAGCCATGCGCGCTGAGTGCGCGGTTCTCCTGGCAGCAGTCAGCACCATGGAAGCACCCTTTGATGTTGCCTCACCAGGAAGCGTCAGCGCCGAATGGTTGACGAAAGGACGGGCATGA